The genome window ATTTGAGTACTTTTTTATAAATTATTTCATCTAATTCAAACCCCATTTTTGCTTCTTTAAATCATTAAATCACACAAATCGTTTAATGCTTGTATGGTTTCTTGTTCATCTGTTAAAGGCTCAACAACCGCAACATGTACTGCTAATCTTTTTGGTAAACCATTATTGATTAGCTTAGCGGCATCAACTAATAATCGAGTAGAAACGGTTTCGGTTAAACCTAATTCGGTAAGATTTCTGATTTTAGTTCCGATTGCGACTAACTTTTGAGCAATATCGTGTTGAATTCCCGTTTCGTTTACTAAAATTTCTGCTTCAATTTTTGGATTTGGATAATCGAATGAAAGAGCAACAAAACGTTGACGCGTGGAAGGTTTTAACTCTTTGAATCCTTTTTGATAACCTGGATTGAAAGAGGCTACTAGTAGAAAATCAGAATGCGCCTTAATGGTTTCACCTAATTTATCAATAAAAAGTTCCCTTCTATGATCGGTTAAAGAGTGAATGGCTACTATGACATCCGGACGTGCTTCGGCAACCTCATCTAAATATAAAATATAACCATTTTTTACAGCTATAGACAATGGACCATCAATCCAAATAGTTTCGGCACCTTTAATAATGAAACGTCCAATTAAATCGGTTGCTGAAGTTTCTTCGTGACAACTTACCGTAACTAATTTTTTGTTTAACTCATTAGCCATATATTCGATAAAACGAGACTTACCAGAACCTGTTGGCCCTTTTAACAAAAGAGGTAATTGCAGTTGATTAATTTGATTAAACACTTCTATTTCTTGACCAACTGCCTTGTAAAATATTTTTTTTTCTGTTGTTATCATAACTTTTTTGAAAAAACCGAAACCAAAAGCGAAAATGACAACTCTGAACAATTGGTTTCGGCAGGGTTAGTAATTAAACACTAATCAAAGATTAAAAACAAACCTATTCTTTTATTAGAGCTTCATCAGTAGGCTTACCATACTTAATAAACTCTAAAATATATAAAGTAATTCCTGTTGTAAATAATGTAGCACAAAGTAATAATACTACAAAGTGAATACTAATTTCGTTTTGTACGTCCATAAAATCCATTTTCATTTTACGTTCCATGTACACTTGAGCTACACCAGCAACACCAAAAGCTACGGTCATTCCAAGCATTCCAATATTTGACAACCAAAACGCCATATGACCTCTTGTACTGTCGTATAATTTTCTTCCGGTTATATTAGGCAATGCATAACTTATAATTGCTAAAACAATCATTGCGTAAGCCCCCCAGAAAGCATAATGTCCGTGCATTGCTGTTACTAATGTTCCGTGTGTATAAATATTTGTTTGAGGTAAAGTATGTGCAAATCCTAACAATCCAGCACCGATGAATGAAACGATAGATGCTCCGATTGTCCAGAACAATGCAATTTTATTTGGATGCGATTTTTCACCTTTTCTATACATATATACTGCAAATAATGCCATTGCCAAGAAAGCTAACGGTTCTAATGCAGAGAAAATTCCACCTACAATTAACCAAATTTTATTTACTCCGATATAATAATAGTGGTGACCTGTACCTAATAAACCTGATAAAAATGTCAAACCAACAATTACATATAACCATTTTTCGATTACTTCGCGATCTACTCCTGTAAGTTTTATTAGTAAATATGATAAAATACCTCCCATGATTAGTTCCCATACTCCTTCAACCCATAAGTGAACTACCCACCAACGGAAGAATGAATCGGTTACTTGACTATCGAACCAAATCATACCTGGTAAGTATAATAAGGCTGCAAAAAGTAATCCCATTGATAATACAAGCGAAGTTGTTGTTCTCCTTTCTGCTTTAAAGAGTGTTCCTAAAATTAATCCTAGAAATAACAACACATTTACGACAACTAAAAAGTCTAATTCTCTCGGAATTTCAAGGAATTTACGTCCTTCCCAAATATTAAAATGATAACCTACAATAGCCATTACACCTACAACGGCTAATGATATTAACTGAACGTAAGCCCATTTTACACTTATCAACTCCCTTTGAGCTTCTTCAGGGATAATATAATAAGCGGCTCCCATAAAACCTGTTAACAACCAAACTACTAATAAATTTGTATGAACAGCTCTTGCTGTATTAAACGGAATAAAATCGTGAAGACCATCCATTCCAATGCGGGCAAATCCCATTATAAAACCATAGATAATTTGTAATGCAAATAATAACATGCATAATCCAAAGAACCAATATGCTACTTTCTGTGATTTATATTTCATAACTCTAATTTTTTTAGATTATTTTTTATCTTTTGCTAATGGGGAAACTACTCTATCAAAACCATTTAAATCAATATTACCTATCCATTTTAAATAAGCAATCATTGCTTCTGCATCGGCATCATTCATTTCATATTTAACCATTTTTCTTCCTTTTGGTCCCCAAGGCACAGGAGATTGTAATACAGCTTTTACATAACCTTCTCCTCTTCTTTCTATAACCTTAGTAAGTTCTGGAGCATAATAGCCTCCTTCTCCTAGTATGGTATGACAACCCATACAATTATTCGATTCCCAGATTTCCTTTCCTCGAATAACTTTTGCATCAATCTTATCATGATAAGTTTGATCATTTTTAGGCATGAACGAGTAAATAGTTAAGCCAATAAAGACTAAAAAGGTTACTACGGTTCCACCTAAAAAAAATGCTCGTGCTTGTGATTTTGATAACATATTTTAGATATTAGTTAGAATTATAAAGGACCATTTTATCCTTTAATTAAACACAAAATAACTACCAAAAAAAAACATGCGTTATGATTCAAATCATACTATAGAAATTAAATTAAGGATAAATTTGTCTTTTATTGTAAATAATACATTATTATGGTAATAGATTCAAACAAAACAGTGGGAAACATAGTAGCAGATGATTATAGAACTGCAGGTGTTTTCAGTCAATTAGGTATCGATTTTTGTTGTAAAGGAAACCGAACAATCGATGAAGTATGTGCAAAAAAAGGCATTGATAAATATGTGCTTTTAGACGAACTAGAACGTGTTACGGCAAACAACAACAATCAAGGAATCGATTTTAAATCTTGGGAATTAGATTTACTTATTGATTATATAGAAAAAAAACATCATCGATATGTAGAAGAAAAAATTCCTCAATTGTTATCTTTCTTAAACAAAATAGAACAAGTGCATGGCGTACAACACCCAGAACTATTCGAAATTAAAAAATTATTCAAAAGAAGTGCAGATGAACTAACTCAACACATGAAAAAAGAAGAGTTAATTCTGTTTCCATTTATAAAAAAAATGGTTGAAGCCAATAGAAATAATGAATCTCTAAATAATCCTGGGTTTGGTTCTGTAACTAATCCTATAGCCATGATGATGGAAGAACATGAAAATGAAGGTGAACGCTTTGAAAAAATTGTTGAGCTTTCAAACAATTACACAGCTCCATCAAATGCTTGTAATACTTATAAAGTAACCTATCAAATGTTACAAGAATTTGAAGCGGATTTACATGCGCACATTCATTTAGAAAATAATATTTTGTTTCCAAGTGCCATTGTTTTACAAGATAAGTTTTATTAGTTAATTAGGTTCTTTAAACGGAGTCGTTTTGCTAAACAGAGCGACTCTTTTTAAAGTAAAAGGACTGCTAAAATAATTAGCAGTCCTTTTTTAATTAAAAATAACCCCATTTATAATTAATCTATTTTTTGTAAGTAAACAATTGTGGATGAAATGACACCATTACCCATGCCCAATTGTTGCAATTGTTATTATTTCCACCTTTTAATATTTCCATTGTATCGCTGGCAAACATTTTGGAAACACCACCTGTAATCACAAAGTTTTTATCTAATTTATAAGTTGCTGTTAAATCGATTTCTGTACCTAAATAACTATCTTGTTCTTCTAAAGTCGTCATGTTGTAAACCGATGCAGCGCTGTAAAAAAGGTGTGGCGATAACGTAACTTGCCATTTATTTTTATCGTAAATGAATTTGGTGTACAAATCTTGTAATCCAACCGAATTTTTATGATTTCCAACATAGAAATAATCCATTAAACCATTAAATCCGTGATTGGTTCCAAATAAAGGTGTGAATGATTTTACTTTAGTATCGGTATCATTTTGATCTTTTCCAGATAAATATTCGAAACCTAATTCGGCTTTGAAATGATTGGTGAATTTATATCCCAAATTAAATCCCGCATAATACGCACCAACATCAACTTTATCATTAGTTACAGCAGCTTCACCCACTTGAGCATACAAACCGAAATCACCATAAAATTTTGAAGTGTCCCATTTTCCATAAGTTCCGATGGTTTGCAAATAGG of Flavobacterium channae contains these proteins:
- a CDS encoding CbbQ/NirQ/NorQ/GpvN family protein, with translation MITTEKKIFYKAVGQEIEVFNQINQLQLPLLLKGPTGSGKSRFIEYMANELNKKLVTVSCHEETSATDLIGRFIIKGAETIWIDGPLSIAVKNGYILYLDEVAEARPDVIVAIHSLTDHRRELFIDKLGETIKAHSDFLLVASFNPGYQKGFKELKPSTRQRFVALSFDYPNPKIEAEILVNETGIQHDIAQKLVAIGTKIRNLTELGLTETVSTRLLVDAAKLINNGLPKRLAVHVAVVEPLTDEQETIQALNDLCDLMI
- a CDS encoding cbb3-type cytochrome c oxidase subunit I, translating into MKYKSQKVAYWFFGLCMLLFALQIIYGFIMGFARIGMDGLHDFIPFNTARAVHTNLLVVWLLTGFMGAAYYIIPEEAQRELISVKWAYVQLISLAVVGVMAIVGYHFNIWEGRKFLEIPRELDFLVVVNVLLFLGLILGTLFKAERRTTTSLVLSMGLLFAALLYLPGMIWFDSQVTDSFFRWWVVHLWVEGVWELIMGGILSYLLIKLTGVDREVIEKWLYVIVGLTFLSGLLGTGHHYYYIGVNKIWLIVGGIFSALEPLAFLAMALFAVYMYRKGEKSHPNKIALFWTIGASIVSFIGAGLLGFAHTLPQTNIYTHGTLVTAMHGHYAFWGAYAMIVLAIISYALPNITGRKLYDSTRGHMAFWLSNIGMLGMTVAFGVAGVAQVYMERKMKMDFMDVQNEISIHFVVLLLCATLFTTGITLYILEFIKYGKPTDEALIKE
- a CDS encoding c-type cytochrome produces the protein MLSKSQARAFFLGGTVVTFLVFIGLTIYSFMPKNDQTYHDKIDAKVIRGKEIWESNNCMGCHTILGEGGYYAPELTKVIERRGEGYVKAVLQSPVPWGPKGRKMVKYEMNDADAEAMIAYLKWIGNIDLNGFDRVVSPLAKDKK
- the ric gene encoding iron-sulfur cluster repair di-iron protein, yielding MVIDSNKTVGNIVADDYRTAGVFSQLGIDFCCKGNRTIDEVCAKKGIDKYVLLDELERVTANNNNQGIDFKSWELDLLIDYIEKKHHRYVEEKIPQLLSFLNKIEQVHGVQHPELFEIKKLFKRSADELTQHMKKEELILFPFIKKMVEANRNNESLNNPGFGSVTNPIAMMMEEHENEGERFEKIVELSNNYTAPSNACNTYKVTYQMLQEFEADLHAHIHLENNILFPSAIVLQDKFY